The following proteins come from a genomic window of Miscanthus floridulus cultivar M001 chromosome 2, ASM1932011v1, whole genome shotgun sequence:
- the LOC136513432 gene encoding uncharacterized protein has protein sequence MQTIPFSDDGSPHITPNLPRKAYVSPVLNNSDKRMHGSAVKGNDTSPVICTSSRPFAKTVRVETKKSDALYNSKFEKSRSRMSTQSPYLSLGKTHGFPADSSIDPESSANCSDFKVRNSSNGGKIPLHGARRMVYPSRVLIDDFVVTGDKFKVSKSEIANYNAICDLAKSCSSNLDALYFGGVRCTYWALGESMKLGGKVNNFVVTAFCYHLFCRPNGHLDVSKRHYFFSNILDNLLKDHDEVVVDVMMKAFDRSARARPLFQSDMLYFPTFYEDHWFVFVIDIKDKKFVFLDSYFFEVHAYQQYVSEKMILEFKFWWDKFVKRDMKFKDYGVIYPSVPKQSLENDVDSGIYTMMFLENWTSPRSCLFSVFSRDDIANIRIKLANEMMFNPRNSGNKTLVISYDLSEDGWL, from the exons ATGCAAACTATTCCTTTCTCTGATGATGGATCTCCTCATATTACTCCCAATCTTCCCAGAAAGGCTTATGTTTCCCCTGTCCTTAATAATTCTGATAAGAGGATGCATGGTTCTGCTGTTAAAGGAAAT GATACTTCTCCAGTTATTTGTACTAGTTCTAGGCCATTTGCTAAAACTGTTAGAGTTGAGACTAAGAAATCAGATGCTTTGTATAATTCTAAGTTTGAAAAATCAAGATCAAGGATGAGCACACAGAGTCCTTATTTATCCCTTGGCAAAACTCATGGATTTCCTGCTGATTCTTCAATTGATCCTGAAAGTTCGGCGAATTGTTCTGATTTCAAGGTTAGGAATTCTTCAAATGGTGGCAAAATTCCTCTTCATGGTGCTAGAAGGATGGTTTATCCAAGTCGAGTTCTTATTGATGATTTTGTTGTCACTGGAGATAAGTTCAAAGTTTcaaaatctgaaattgcaaactACAACGCTATATGTGATTTGGCTAAATCatgttctagcaa TTTGGATGCTTTGTACTTTGGAGGTGTCCGTTGTACCTATTGGGCGCTTGGTGAATCTATGAAGCTAGGTGGTAAAGTTAATAATTTTGTTGTGACTGCGTTTTGCTATCATCTTTTCTGTCGGCCTAATGGACATCTAGATGTTTCTAAGCGCCATTACTTCTTTTCTAATATCTTA GACAATCTTCTCAAAGATCATGATGAAGTTGTTGTGGATGTGATGATGAAAGCTTTTGACCGTTCTGCTAGGGCCAGGCCTCTTTTCCAATCGGACATG TTGTATTTCCCAACTTTCTATGAAGATCATTGGTTTGTATTTGTTATCGACATCAAGGATAAGAAGTTTGTGTTTCTTGACTCATACTTTTTTGAAGTTCATGCTTACCAGCAATATGTCAGCGAAAAGATG ATCCTAGAATTTAAATTTTGGTGGGACAAGTTTGTTAAGCGTGATATGAAGTTCAAAGATTATGGTGTTATATACCCAAGTGTGCCCAAGCAGTCTCTAGAGAATGA TGTTGATTCTGGAATTTATACTATGATGTTCCTTGAGAATTGGACTTCGCCGAGATCATGTCTTTTTTCAGTGTTCAGTAGAGATGACATTGCAAATATAAGGATCAAATTAGCAAATGAGATGATGTTCAATCCTAGAAATTCAGGAAACAAGACTCTAGTCATTAGTTATGATCTGAGTGAG GACGGATGGCTCTGA